The Juglans regia cultivar Chandler chromosome 1, Walnut 2.0, whole genome shotgun sequence nucleotide sequence CAAATGATagaattatatatgcatatatatatatatgtgtatgaaACGTACCgaacaataatataattaagggtcttatctcatctcttatcgtctcatcttatctatCAATTCAAATGGGACTTTAGATTATGGCTAGCCATTCTAGAGACCTAAGTACTACAAAAAATAAGCTAACTAAAGAATCAGCATATAAGCAGATTATATATAGTTCCTTCAAGCCAAGAGACGAAGCAAATTAATTACAAGAACAGAAAAGATGGATTAGAAATTAATCATGTTTCATGATTAAACATGTATAGAAGACAGTACACGTACGTACTAATTAAGAATAACATGAGACAAAAGACAGGCCGGCTGAAAGCTGATCAACACgatatgattataaatatcgGTTAATTACAAACATTCCAAGCAAAGATGAAATTAACCAtcttatatatagatgtatataCATAAATctttgatgatcatcatcatcatagaTAGCTCCTCTTCCCCATCACTTATTTTCATCACTAAAAAAGTGAAAACCAATTGCTCCcacaaacataattaaaaagaatCCTTAACTAAATGAAGtacttatgattttttttttttttttttttttccggatGTCGTGCATAATGATTGAAATGATCATGTCCATGATCTGTGTGGATAAGAGGCCAGGTTAATGGAGATCAGACTAGTTTGGCAGGAATTCTGGGAAAGTCATTTAGCCATCCTTACGGAATAATTAATGGAAAATTAGATCTGTTTCATTGTTTCAACATGCCCAATATCGAGAGCGAAAACTGAAGCAACAAAACATATTGTTCCAACCACGCTTTGAAGTCATGATTTGTGGGTTTTGGGGTGGTAATTGCTGCTGCAGGTGCTGCTTTTCCATGTCCAATGTTGCAGGGCTACTCAATCCACTATGATCACCTGCCAAactggcatgcatgcatggccggCCGGAAACAATCAATTAAATGCATGTCAAGTACAACGCTAGCTAGCTCATGATCTGGGTGCAAtataatttgcatatatatactTGATCGAACAACAAACAcgacaaagatatatatatatatatatatatatatatattgttttccaTTTAATAAAGTTAGCTAATTTGATAACAGattatttgatcattttcatatgcatgtgtacgtgtgtgtgtatatatatatagcaaaaattatattgaaaagattGCTTACAGTGGGAAATTAAAGGAGTGGGCGCTGTGATTGCTCTCATCAGAACGGTAAGAGGTAGAATTATAGTTACGGGCGCCGACGTCCTTAGGACTCgttttttccttattattatttggagaaCTGCCCCACCAAGCTCCATTCCCGGATTGATCTGATCCTTCTATTACTTCAGCGTCCTTTTCCGCATTAGCAGTCTCGCTTTTATGATCCTCTCCTGTTTCAGAAACACTGGGAAGAGTTGTCGGAAGACCGGTTAACTCATCCGTCCTCGGCAACTCTCCAGATCTATTTAACATGATAAAATGTTCTCTCGAGAAGCTGCTGTTTCCAATGTGAATACTGAACAATGATTCATTCGAAGCGGTACTCCAATCCATAGCTGTCGTTGGTTTAGAAGTACTGAATATTGACGACGGAATTCGATTCGGATCATAGCCCGCGGCTCGCCCGGGCATCACCTGAATTGGAGCAGATTGTGGGGAATATCCACTTTGGTTGCTCCCAAcaggaggagaaggagaagaatgaTCTGCAGATGATGTTGCTTCTTGCATCTCAAGGGTAGACTTTTTAGATTCTTGAGAAGAGAGGCTGTCGAGGACATTCTCAATAGCATCAAGATCCAGTGAAGAACCAGACGATGGAGTAGAGCCTGAACGTTGGTGATGAATAGAGGGATCAATTGTCGGAGGGACATCAAAATGCACCCTCAGATTCTTGCTAGTActttctcctctcttttgttCATGATCCATGACATCCATTATTTAGTTAAACATCTTCTTCAAAGTTCCTGTACTGCTATTTTTGGATTTGTATTCATCATGCAGACAACAAAGAAGCGAATACAAAATTAATGTTAAACTTAtgcaaaagatatatatattaatgggaAGTTTCACATCGTTTTGGCTTTTAAGACAATTGGGTTTTGATCAAAAGGCCTTGAACACTTGATAAACAGAACAATAATCAGGATAAAGTAACAAAACCTAATcgaaacaaccaaaaaaaaaaaaaatctcatctttcaatcaaacacatacaaaaacATGAAGCTCAAAGAAATGAATCCCAGAAGCACTTTCACAAACCTCAACCTGACCACAAAAGAAGGTTTCCGGCCGGCCCcaacaaaatgtacaaaaacaTCGATCCTTtggaaatatttctttatgtgcAATATTGTTGGCCTGGGAACAAACGGTAAGAGGTTTGTTTTGTGTTCTGGTAAGCTTGGAGACAAACAAAGGAGGGCCAAGAGAGGATCTCGGTCGTTCGATTTGGTTTTATCTTTCAATCTAGCAACGGATTAAGCCACCCTTGGTAGCCGTTGGTGCTATGTCCAACCAAATGGGCAAGCACTCAAGCGGGAAAGGCTCCATTTCGGTTGGACAGTTTTCTTACCTCCTACGAAAAAGTGAAGACCGCGCGTTTCcttcatttaataataatggtACTGCATGCGCTACGGTCAATATTCTACAATATTCGTGATTAATTTGTTTCATAATGTTAATCGTAGTTACGGTCTCGATCGGATCTCATCTAGAACCTTTTTAATgcaaaaattagaattttgagTAGTTAGAACTTGAACGTACTTGTATTGACCGATCCCCTTTTCTTTAGGTAATAATTTTGACAGGATCTGCATTGGTTCTGGCTATCATATAGGA carries:
- the LOC108988075 gene encoding uncharacterized protein LOC108988075, whose translation is MDVMDHEQKRGESTSKNLRVHFDVPPTIDPSIHHQRSGSTPSSGSSLDLDAIENVLDSLSSQESKKSTLEMQEATSSADHSSPSPPVGSNQSGYSPQSAPIQVMPGRAAGYDPNRIPSSIFSTSKPTTAMDWSTASNESLFSIHIGNSSFSREHFIMLNRSGELPRTDELTGLPTTLPSVSETGEDHKSETANAEKDAEVIEGSDQSGNGAWWGSSPNNNKEKTSPKDVGARNYNSTSYRSDESNHSAHSFNFPLLAGDHSGLSSPATLDMEKQHLQQQLPPQNPQIMTSKRGWNNMFCCFSFRSRYWAC